AAGACCGATGGGGCATATTCCGCCTGCCGGATTCTTTTTTCCATTTACCTCAATGTTTCCATTCTTCGGAAGAGGATTTATTATTTATTTTCCAATATTATTATTCTTAACAATAAGAGAATTCATCTATTTTAGAAAGAACTCTTCCTATTTATTTCTTTTTTCAATAATCTTTCTATATTTTGCTATCCTGTTTTCGCTGCAGATTTTCGTAAATCTCCCAATGATCAATGAAAGAAATACGATTATAGTTTCTGCAGCGTATATTATATTATTATCCTTAAGTTCAGAATTAAATGAAAAATATAGAAAGTTTTTCTATATTCTCTTAATTTGCGCCAGCGCCCTACAGCTACATGATTTCAAGAAATATACCAAAAAAAACCTTAAGAAAGAAGATTATAAAAATACATCTATCGAGGCATTAAACACAAAAAGAGATCTGGAAACTAAAAATAAATCCCAACTTTTTTTCGTGTCTATTCATCCAGATCTTCAATCTCATTACTTGCCAGGCGAAAAAATCGAGAAATGTGTGGCAAACGATGAGTTTCATAATAAAGATAAAACCCAGGGATCTTACATAATTTATCTTTGGGGCCATCTTGAAGGAAGTTTCACGAACAACCCGACCAGACATTGTATATTTACGAAGTATGAAATCGTAAAGGAAGAAGTCTTTTATCATGCAGGATTTGTCCTATTAAAGAAAAAAATCTAAAGACCATTTTTTCCAGAAACGTTCCCAGTAATGCGAGACAAACTAAAAATATTCCGATGTGTATGGAAATAGATACGTTTCGGTCCTAAAATATTTGGGAACCAATGTAGAAATTAGATAGGTCCCATTTTCAAAACAAACTCTCTCAAGAGGACAAACATTATGAAAAAACTGATATTACATTCTGCATTAGTATTCTCATTAACAGGCGCAGTTTTTGCGCAACCAAGCGGTAGACCGGGAGGACCTCCAGGAGAAGATCCCTGCAAAACGGAAAGACAAACTTATTGTAAAGATTCCAGGCCAGGCCATGAAACAGATCGTTGTCTCAGAGAATACATGTCCAAATTATCAGAGACTTGCAAAAATCATGTAAACGAAATGATGTCTCGCTTTGAAAAATTCAGGTCGGCTTGCGCTGCTGACGATGAAAAATTTTGTAAGAACGTTGAACGTGGACCTGGCCACATGAAGTGTATGAGAGAAAACGAAAGTAAGTTATCTGCTGCATGTAAAGCGGCTCTTCCGCCTCCACCGCCCAGAGGAAGGATGTAGGTCTTCAGTATCCATATAGGGATATAAGGGCAAGGAGTTACTTCGATACGGCCTGTAAATTTTTTCCATTACCTTTGTATCCCTATCCAAATAGTTTAGGACCGCTTTAAACTTTTGAAATTCCCTTTATGAAAAATGGATGACCAAATAATTCTTCCAGCGTGAATTGGACATCCTATGTCCCTCGTTTTCAGAATCATCTTGTCAGTTTTGACTGTCATTATTTTCAACCATTGCCCTGAACCGCGCACATTTGGAAATTTTATCATAGCGAACCCATTAAATAAAAAGCCTCCCAGCCAACTAGAAGATATAATAATATTCAGAGAAGCCTTACCACCAGGAATTCGGAAAGGATATAGCGGATTTTATGAAGTAGAAGACAAATATAAAAGTAAAATTGAGCTCATCGGAAAAATTGAAGTAGAGCTTATAGATGGGTTAATCATGAAACCAGGTTCTCACCCGGTCCCTTATTTTATCAAAATCGAAGAAGAAGGCGGCTTAGGTAGTTACTGTAGGTACAACCCGTTAGTATTATTACCAATCCCCGGATTTAACATCTTAAATCCGATTGCCTGGCCTTGCGCAGGAGTAACGAATTACGCGGATAATACGGAAAAATCGGTAATATACAAAGAGAAGGTAAGAGAAGAGATCATACGAAAACTCGCTTCCGAAAATGGCGCGAATATAGTTTTTATGTTTAAAGTCAAGGGAGACATGGAAGTAAATATTCTTTCTTCAGTGAATCATGACACAAAAACCTCCCAGCAAAGCACTATTGTGGGTCGAAGAACCTACTGGGAGATCCATGCTATCCATGTTTCTGACAAAAGTTACTTCAAGACTAAATAACATACTTTTTCAGCGGACTTATCCAGGGTTCCGTTAGGCCGGCAAAATCCCAGGATCGTACTCATTCGTAGGCAAAGGAGTACATCCCGGGATCTTACTCCAGTCCGGTTCGTCTCCTATATGGCGGTATTGATGGGACCAGAGAATTCTATCCTTCAAGACTAAAAACACTCCGGGCATTCTTAACAAATGCCTGCCTTGGACTCCGTAGAAATTTCCTTTTGCAAGAGCGCGGACTGCACTTACCCAAACTTCCGGGCCAGCTAATTCGATTAAGTTCCCCTCTTGTACTCGGATCTGTTCATAATAGGAAGCGCTCGGATTTGATATTGCCTTTGCCTCCGGCCAGAATCTGGAAAAAAATTCGTCCCCTTCTCTCACTGAATCAGGATATACAAATAAAATCGGTGGGAATGCGGCCATTTCGGAACTGAAAACTCTAAGGTCTTCCACAGTTTCTCTGCAAAATATACAACCAAGATGCCGTAAAAAAACGACCAGACTAGGTTTTTGAGGAAGATTGTCCCCGAAACTTGGGCCGGTTAAATTTCTTCCTTCGACCTGGGATTCCAAAATTTCTTTCGGTAGGAATTTCATCTCTCTTTCAAATCTTCTACGATACCGGAAAGGAAATCGATTGCTTTTCTAATCCTTAGACGAATTTCTTTCTACAATGGATTTGCATCTTGTAGACATTATCATCTCTCTTCTGACCCTCACAGCAATGGAAATCGTTCTCGGAATTGATAATATTGTGTTTCTTTCCATAGTAGTTGGTAAACTCCCAAAAGAACAACAAGCCAGTGGACGAACTATCGGCCTCGTTGCAGCCTTAGGTTTTAGGATCGGACTACTACTTACCGTAAGTTGGCTTGCGAGTCTCACAAACGGACTCTTCCGAGTGGGGGATTTTACGGTCACGGGAAGGGATCTTATCATGCTAGGTGGAGGACTTTTCCTGATCGCTAAAAGTACGAGTGAGATCCATCACAAAATGGAGGAAGGCGAAACTGAGTTGGACACCGGCTCCTCTCCTTCTTTTTTCAATGTAATCGTTCAGATCATCATACTGGACATTATTTTTTCGGTAGATTCGATCATTACCGCAGTCGGACTTTCGGGAAATCTGATGGTCATGGTCCTTGCAGTGGTCATTTCACTTTTGATCATGTTGATCTTCTCCGGAAAGGTAAGTGATTTTATCAATGAACATCCGACCATGAAAATTTTAGCCCTTTCGTTCCTGATCATGATAGGAGTCATGCTATTTGCCGACGGCCTACATTTCCATATTCCAAAAGGGTATATCTATTTCTCTATGGCATTTTCGCTTCTTGTCGAATTCATAAATATGCGGGTTCGTAAGGCAAATCAATCCCCTTAAGAACTTTGGAATTGATCCTTGCTTTACGATTCCAGATCGCCCAACTCAGATTATAAAGTGGAGAAGACCAAAAGTTCGGAAGAATATTCCCGTTCAGTGCAAGTTCCAAAACTTGGGTCCTCCATTTTCGATAAAGTTTATCTGCTTCTTCCGAAGCTTCTTTAGTGATCGGATCCAGGGAGAAATTCCGACTTAAACCCAGGGTATATTCTACTTTTTGAATATATTTTTCCTGCTTCTCCTTTAATTCGGCGCTAAAGATGGAAGTAGCCTTGTCGTAATTTTTTAGACAAAGCCGGTACAAAATTTCATGATTCCACCAAAGAGAAGCATCCGGATTGACTCCGGGTTGTACGATATCTCCTTCTGAAAAAGTTTTTCCGGGAATGGAGAAAGGAATAAAAACGGACAAAGAAGGAATGGAACAACCTGTCGCCCAAAATTGAGAATAGACCGGATTGATATCCAGTTCCGCAACAAAGGAAGAGGTGGTTTGGTTCGGAGATAAAGGACCTCCAGCATGAAGACATACCGAACCCATCCCGGATTGAGCGGGAGAATACCCTAAACTTTTAGAAGGAAAACCTCCTTGGCTGATAGAAAGTGGGGTACTTCCTTTTTCTTTTCCCTCTAGTCTTAGGATCTGCATCGCTTCGGCAATACCTAACTTTGAACCGAAAAATTTTCCTCCGTTAGAAACTATCTCTCTTCGGACTTTACACTTACTGAAACTAGTAAAAAGAGAATCCGAAAAAGCTTCTTTAAAGGAAAAGTTTTCTCCCTTCTTCAACCAACCTTTTGCTCTCGCAAAATCGATCGCATGAGAATGAAGACCGTCGTAATCTGATCCTAAGGTCAAACCGTTAGAGATCGCATAAAAACCCTTGATCTTCTTCCAAGCCCAATATCTGTCCGCGGTCTCCAAAACATAAGCTTCTTTAGGATCGGCGATTATAAAACTATTATGATAAAAGAAATCCCGATTCGTATAGCCGCCGCATGCATCTTGGCCGAATCTTTCCAAATATTCTATGATCAAATCTCTTGCTTCCGCAGCTGTGTCGGAACGTTCCAATCCCAAGCGTAATAGATCCATTCCGGTAAGACCGTTATTCTTCTTTTCGATCTTTAATTTGGTAAATACCGCCTCGTTACCAATCACTACTCCCTTGGAATTCGCTCCCATCTCCGCTCCCCACATATGAAGAGGACGAGAGATCAAAATCTCTCTGGACTTTTTAGAACTGGGAACATCTATAAAGGTGAGTCTTTGCTGGCTTTCCTTGGAAGTTCTTTCAGGATATCGCACCAGACATTGGGGTTCATTCGGTTCTCTATCGGAATTTTTTCCGAAGATCATTTTTCCCGAAGAAGTGGAATCCGGAGTGGCTACAAAAGTATCGCACATAGGCAGGAATCGTAACTCTTCCTACAAGAAGAGCAAGATGTTTTTTTAGTTTAAAGTACTTCCAAATACAACATGGTCATATCGTCTTTAGGCGGAGAAGAATGTAAACCCAGTACAGCTTCTCCCAAAGAATCCAAAAATACTTTGCCTGAAAGAGAAGTATAATCCCGGATCAAATCCAAAAATGCGTCATAGCCGAAAAATTCTTTTTCTTTATCGTAAAACTCGAACATCCCATCCGAGAACAATAAGACCCGATCACCCGATTCAAGTAAAACTTCGTAATCTCGATTGAACAGTTTTGGAAGTGCAAGTAGTACGGTTCCCTTTCCGGCCAATTCTCGGACGGAACCGTCTGACTTAATTAGAGCCGCAGGATGATGTCCAGCGTAAGAATAGATTAGACATTTTTTATCCCGGTCCAATCTCATATAAACTGCAGTGATAAAAAATCCGCCAATCATAGTCATCAAAGACTCATGGATCAAAGTTAAACCCCTAGAAGGACTTTCCGCAACTGGAGCTATACTTTTAAAAGCCATCACAGCCATAGCGGAAACCATTGCGGCGGAAACTCCATGTCCAGCAGCATCCGCGAAAAAAAAATCCAGCTCTCCTTTTTGACCGAGATCGGTTTTGATCAGATCCCCGCCCACACTTTCCAAAGGTTTAAAATAAGAATGGATCCTGAAATTTCCTGCTTCCGGAAATTCAAGATCTACAAGGCTTTTTTGGGTCTTCTGAGCGATCGATAGTTCTTCTTCGATATTGATCTGGAATTTTTCCATCTGTTCGTCCGCTTTCAAAAGAGTTTCGAAAGTTCTCATTCTGAATCCGATCACTAATACGGATAAAATGGAGGATGAGATAAGTCCGAAATAATACATTCCTACATCGATTTTAGGATTTTCCACATGCATTCCAACAAAGAACGCTATAGCGATGAAAATAAGAAGGACCGGGATAAGCACTCTACGATTATTAATAGAAACCCCGGTGCTGAATACGACGAGTATCAATCCGAAAAGATAGCCTAGATACAAACCATTCACATACAAGAGATAAAAAGAATGGATACTCATTACCGCAAAATGGAAGAGCAAGACCGATTCGCTGTATTTTTTAAAATTTTCTAATTTAAAACTTAAGAAGAGAGAAATACAAATTAAAGTAACATGAACTGCCCTGATCCATTTCGGATCGGAAATTCCATTTTCTGCAGGATCGCCTAACAACAAACCGAACCCTGCGAAAAAAATAAATAGGAACATCGCGAAACGAAATCGCGAAAGAGATTCCTCGGATAAAAATTCTTTTAGGCTAGTTATTACCGGCGTTTCATTTGTTTTGTTGGAAGAATTGTTCCCTATAGACATCTGGAATTGCCGCCGGTTTACCGGTAGAAAAATTAAACCATAACAGCTCCGCTTTTCCAGTCAACACGCATTCCCCTGCTTGATTCCACATGGAACAAACGATCGAAAAAGATCTATTCTTAACGGATTCCAATTTCACGGAGATATCAATCGTTTCCGGAAAACGAACCTGCTTTCTATAATCCATTTCTATATGAGTCAGGACTGGTCCGCCTTCCATAGGTTTTTGAGGAGATTCCCAAAGACCCATATCATCGAAGAATGAAGCCCTAGCAGTTTCAAAATATCTTGCATAGACCACATTATTCACATGGCCAAAAGCATCCATATCTCCCCAGGCCACTTTTTGCTGAACACTGTACGGGTATCTTTCCGGTTTAGACATAGAGCTAGAAAATTAGAAGAGGCTTATTCCGGAAAGGAAAGAATTTATATTGCTAATTGATTTATCTTTCAAATCAAAGCAGAAGGGATTTTTCTTTGGAATCCACACAATTCGGAAAGATACAAAATCTAACTCAGGAATTTTTCAAAAACTTTTCATATTTCTGCAAAGCTTCGACGCTAAGTAATAACCCCGCCTAGTGCGCAAGCAATCACTTCGGTCCGAATCTGTTCCCAAATATTTAGCCAATCCAAAGAGCCCGCCTTACACTTTGCTATTTTTTCAAAAACTGTTTATAGTTTTGTAGGGCGTCCTTATACAAATCCTGTGGGACCGACTCTTCCAAAACGGAAAGAAAAATCCCAAACTCTGATAAAAGAGGCACTACTTCTATTTCTTCTTTGCCATCCGAAATAAAAAAAGCGGACTTTTCGAATCGAACGGATTTGATATCGCGCCAAAATATCTTTTTATGTTTTCTGAAAACCCCTTGAGACAAGATGGAATCCTGCTCCAGTATGATTCTATAATTTTTACAATATAGCACAAGGAGTGTCCCGATCAAAAAAAGAATAAAAGACACGAAACATAAGATCGGCTCGGGAAAACGGAAGATCCCGTTCTTCTGAAAATTAAAATAAATGTCCCCGGAAAGAACGATTGGGACCAATAAGATCAAAAAGAAACCCGCGAATCTATAAAATACGGGAAGCCTCAAATAACGTTTCTTATTCTTTTGAAGCCGATCCGTATGTTTTATAAAATATTCGAATGTATACGTAAGAGAAAAAGCGAATGCAGACCCAAGCGCTAAAACCAGGGCAGCTTCTCTCGTAAACCATTCTATATTTATAATATTCATGATCTAATACAATTGCAGTGGAAGGTTGCCTGTAAGCCGGATTTTGTACTCTTTCGAGCGATGATCATTTATCTTGGTCTTTCAGTTACCGAAAAGACTCTTTGCTCTCTACCCGCGGCCCTGCAGAACCAACGATGGCCGCCTATTCGAGATTGCACCCGGGAGGGTTTACATTGCCCGCCTTTTCACAAAAGCGGCGGTGGGCTCTTACCCCGCCATTTCACCCTTACTAGAAAACTAGCGGTATATTTTCTGCTGCACTTTCCATATCCGGTTTCTTACGATCCCGAACTCCGGGAATTACCCGGTCCCGCGGTTCTATGGTGTCCGGACTTTCCTCACAAACTTCCCGAATGAGGGGAAATCCACTCGATCAGAAAAGAAAGCGCGACCATCCGGCAGACCTTCCAAAACGAGT
The window above is part of the Leptospira licerasiae serovar Varillal str. VAR 010 genome. Proteins encoded here:
- a CDS encoding SelL-related redox protein — protein: MKFLPKEILESQVEGRNLTGPSFGDNLPQKPSLVVFLRHLGCIFCRETVEDLRVFSSEMAAFPPILFVYPDSVREGDEFFSRFWPEAKAISNPSASYYEQIRVQEGNLIELAGPEVWVSAVRALAKGNFYGVQGRHLLRMPGVFLVLKDRILWSHQYRHIGDEPDWSKIPGCTPLPTNEYDPGILPA
- a CDS encoding TerC family protein, which encodes MDLHLVDIIISLLTLTAMEIVLGIDNIVFLSIVVGKLPKEQQASGRTIGLVAALGFRIGLLLTVSWLASLTNGLFRVGDFTVTGRDLIMLGGGLFLIAKSTSEIHHKMEEGETELDTGSSPSFFNVIVQIIILDIIFSVDSIITAVGLSGNLMVMVLAVVISLLIMLIFSGKVSDFINEHPTMKILALSFLIMIGVMLFADGLHFHIPKGYIYFSMAFSLLVEFINMRVRKANQSP
- a CDS encoding acyl-CoA--6-aminopenicillanic acid acyltransferase, which gives rise to MCDTFVATPDSTSSGKMIFGKNSDREPNEPQCLVRYPERTSKESQQRLTFIDVPSSKKSREILISRPLHMWGAEMGANSKGVVIGNEAVFTKLKIEKKNNGLTGMDLLRLGLERSDTAAEARDLIIEYLERFGQDACGGYTNRDFFYHNSFIIADPKEAYVLETADRYWAWKKIKGFYAISNGLTLGSDYDGLHSHAIDFARAKGWLKKGENFSFKEAFSDSLFTSFSKCKVRREIVSNGGKFFGSKLGIAEAMQILRLEGKEKGSTPLSISQGGFPSKSLGYSPAQSGMGSVCLHAGGPLSPNQTTSSFVAELDINPVYSQFWATGCSIPSLSVFIPFSIPGKTFSEGDIVQPGVNPDASLWWNHEILYRLCLKNYDKATSIFSAELKEKQEKYIQKVEYTLGLSRNFSLDPITKEASEEADKLYRKWRTQVLELALNGNILPNFWSSPLYNLSWAIWNRKARINSKVLKGIDLPYEPAYL
- a CDS encoding PP2C family protein-serine/threonine phosphatase, with protein sequence MFLFIFFAGFGLLLGDPAENGISDPKWIRAVHVTLICISLFLSFKLENFKKYSESVLLFHFAVMSIHSFYLLYVNGLYLGYLFGLILVVFSTGVSINNRRVLIPVLLIFIAIAFFVGMHVENPKIDVGMYYFGLISSSILSVLVIGFRMRTFETLLKADEQMEKFQINIEEELSIAQKTQKSLVDLEFPEAGNFRIHSYFKPLESVGGDLIKTDLGQKGELDFFFADAAGHGVSAAMVSAMAVMAFKSIAPVAESPSRGLTLIHESLMTMIGGFFITAVYMRLDRDKKCLIYSYAGHHPAALIKSDGSVRELAGKGTVLLALPKLFNRDYEVLLESGDRVLLFSDGMFEFYDKEKEFFGYDAFLDLIRDYTSLSGKVFLDSLGEAVLGLHSSPPKDDMTMLYLEVL
- a CDS encoding acyl-CoA thioesterase, with product MSKPERYPYSVQQKVAWGDMDAFGHVNNVVYARYFETARASFFDDMGLWESPQKPMEGGPVLTHIEMDYRKQVRFPETIDISVKLESVKNRSFSIVCSMWNQAGECVLTGKAELLWFNFSTGKPAAIPDVYREQFFQQNK